A window of Solanum stenotomum isolate F172 chromosome 3, ASM1918654v1, whole genome shotgun sequence contains these coding sequences:
- the LOC125859037 gene encoding uncharacterized protein LOC125859037: protein MLHHDMDISRLMIYAQQIEETKLKKMNRDVKRPRPDDGNSSKSKSEGQSGPRFKKRFSNQSSSNAPKTNKDRVPHPKPQGGNRGGSSMERPTCAKCGKKHEGKCLAGMGLCYSCGKGRHQLKDFPTRTTNGREGNQATPSGSNVDSPKKNSFYALKSRNDQEGSPDIVTDMLQAELKELKAQLKDLLDKGFIQPSISP from the exons ATGCTCcatcatgatatggatatctcaaggcTCATGATATacgctcaacaaattgaggagacaaaactcaagaaaatgaatagagaTGTGAAGAGACCAAGGCCCGacgatggaaattcttctaagaGTAAGTCTGAAGGTCAAAGTGGaccaaggttcaagaagaggttCTCCAATCAAAGTTCTTCCAATGCTCCCAAGACCAACAAAGATAGGGTACCtcaccctaagcctcaaggaggcaatAGGGGTGGATCTTCCATGGAAAGGCCTACATGtgcaaagtgtggtaagaagcATGAGGGAAAATGTCTTGCCGGTATGGGTTTGTGCTATAGTTGTGGAAAGGGTAGACACCAATTGAAAGATTTTCCAACCCGTACTACCAATGGAAGAGAGGGTAATCAAGCTACACCAAGTGGTTCTAATGTCGATTCTCCCAAGAAGAATAGCTTTTATGCCCTCAAATCTAGAAATGATCAAGAGGGGTCCCCGGACATTGTTACCGAtatgttgcaa GCCGAATTAAAAGAATTGAAGGCACAACTCAAGGATTTGCTAGACAAGGGTTTCattcaaccaagcatatctCCATGA